The following are from one region of the Nitrososphaerota archaeon genome:
- a CDS encoding 50S ribosomal protein L2 — MGKRIRAQRLGRGSPTFKAAKRKFKLYYPSNLINSKKLVTGIVRDLCHDRGRGAPVAIIETEYGETFAIAAVQGMYIGQKILMGENVPIENANILPLEKIPEGTIVSSIELNPGDGGKIARSSGAYAIVVGKKEDRVFLRLPSKKVIDVPSKSLAIIGIVAGGGRIEKPFLKAGKKYHWMKAKGRPYPRVRGVAMAAALHPFGGGSHKRPGGPTSVKRTAPPGQKVGLIAPKRTGRKRGSQKTQ; from the coding sequence ATGGGTAAAAGAATAAGAGCTCAAAGGCTTGGAAGAGGCTCTCCAACATTTAAAGCTGCTAAAAGAAAATTTAAATTATATTATCCATCTAATTTAATAAATTCTAAAAAGTTAGTTACTGGAATTGTTAGAGATTTATGTCATGATAGAGGTAGAGGAGCACCTGTTGCAATAATAGAAACTGAATATGGTGAAACTTTTGCAATAGCTGCAGTTCAAGGAATGTATATTGGTCAAAAAATATTAATGGGAGAAAATGTTCCAATAGAAAATGCAAATATACTTCCTTTAGAAAAAATTCCTGAAGGTACGATTGTTTCTTCTATAGAATTAAATCCTGGAGATGGTGGAAAAATTGCAAGATCTTCAGGAGCTTATGCAATAGTAGTAGGTAAAAAAGAAGATAGAGTATTTTTAAGGCTTCCATCAAAAAAAGTTATAGATGTTCCATCAAAATCTTTAGCAATTATAGGTATTGTAGCTGGTGGAGGAAGAATAGAAAAACCATTCCTTAAAGCAGGTAAAAAATACCATTGGATGAAAGCAAAAGGAAGACCTTATCCAAGAGTAAGAGGAGTAGCAATGGCTGCTGCTCTTCATCCATTTGGAGGAGGAAGCCATAAAAGGCCTGGTGGTCCTACAAGTGTAAAAAGAACTGCTCCTCCTGGACAAAAAGTAGGATTAATAGCTCCTAAAAGGACTGGAAGGAAAAGAGGTTCTCAAAAAACTCAATAA
- a CDS encoding 50S ribosomal protein L23: MSKKIENDIIKRVVITEKAVSLIESENKLVFIVDLKASKEDVKKAIEKLFEVKVDKVNLLITPLGEKKAYVKLKPEYKASDIAIKLGVF; this comes from the coding sequence ATGAGCAAAAAAATAGAAAATGATATTATAAAAAGAGTTGTTATAACTGAAAAAGCAGTTTCTCTTATAGAATCTGAAAATAAATTAGTTTTTATTGTTGATTTAAAAGCAAGTAAAGAAGATGTAAAAAAAGCTATAGAAAAATTATTTGAAGTAAAAGTTGATAAAGTAAATTTATTAATTACTCCTTTAGGAGAGAAAAAAGCTTATGTTAAACTAAAACCAGAATATAAAGCTTCAGATATAGCTATTAAATTAGGAGTATTTTAG
- the rplX gene encoding 50S ribosomal protein L24 — protein MSKKPRKQRKKIFTAPIHKLFKLTSAHLSPELREKYGRRSLPVRTGDRVRIMRGEFKGLEGKVIKVDHERQFVYIENITMKKADGSTVLKPIHASKVMITNLYLDDKYRAKKLEESMKLKEVS, from the coding sequence ATTTCAAAAAAACCTAGAAAACAAAGGAAGAAAATTTTCACAGCTCCAATACATAAACTTTTTAAATTAACTTCTGCTCATTTATCTCCTGAATTAAGAGAAAAATATGGTCGTAGATCTTTGCCTGTAAGAACTGGAGATCGTGTAAGAATAATGAGAGGAGAATTTAAAGGATTGGAAGGTAAAGTAATTAAAGTTGATCATGAAAGGCAATTTGTATATATAGAAAATATAACTATGAAAAAAGCTGATGGATCAACAGTATTAAAACCAATTCATGCTTCTAAAGTAATGATAACAAATTTATACTTAGATGATAAATATAGAGCTAAAAAATTAGAAGAAAGTATGAAATTAAAAGAGGTAAGTTAA
- a CDS encoding 30S ribosomal protein S3, protein MGVIKEILKKNIRKAEIEEYLRETLKDAFFGGVDIGFSPLGTRVTIYAMRPGRVIGLRGKTIKEISRVLEEKFGLENPQIAVAEIEVPELNPYVMASRIASAIAKGIRFRRVAFWALKRIMDAGARGVIIEISGKTTSARARTEKFVEGYIPKCGDHAVKYLRKASVSIQLKTGVFGIKVIIYPPDAPIPDSYKVKSLNEKQKIEEMKND, encoded by the coding sequence ATGGGTGTAATTAAAGAAATTCTTAAGAAAAATATTAGAAAAGCAGAAATTGAAGAATATTTAAGAGAAACTCTTAAAGATGCATTTTTTGGAGGAGTAGACATAGGTTTTTCTCCTTTAGGAACTAGAGTAACAATTTATGCAATGCGTCCTGGAAGAGTTATAGGATTAAGAGGAAAAACTATAAAAGAAATTTCTCGTGTTTTAGAAGAAAAATTTGGATTAGAAAATCCTCAAATAGCTGTTGCTGAAATCGAAGTTCCTGAATTAAATCCATATGTTATGGCTTCAAGAATAGCTTCTGCTATAGCAAAAGGTATAAGATTTAGGAGAGTAGCTTTTTGGGCTCTTAAAAGAATAATGGATGCAGGTGCTAGAGGAGTAATAATAGAAATTAGTGGAAAAACTACTTCTGCAAGAGCTAGAACAGAAAAATTTGTTGAAGGATATATTCCAAAATGTGGTGATCATGCTGTTAAATATTTACGTAAAGCTTCTGTTTCAATTCAATTAAAAACAGGTGTTTTTGGAATTAAAGTAATTATTTATCCTCCTGATGCTCCTATTCCAGATTCTTATAAAGTAAAATCTCTAAATGAAAAACAAAAAATTGAGGAGATGAAAAATGACTAA
- the rpmC gene encoding 50S ribosomal protein L29, which produces MTNKEIKELRNLSNEELLEQLSQLRIELRNLRTKIGSGGVIEKPSRIKAIRKRIARILTILNERKRGINV; this is translated from the coding sequence ATGACTAATAAAGAAATTAAAGAACTTAGAAATCTTTCAAATGAAGAACTTTTAGAACAACTTTCACAATTAAGAATAGAACTTAGAAATCTTAGAACAAAAATAGGATCAGGAGGAGTGATTGAAAAACCATCTAGAATTAAAGCTATTAGAAAAAGAATAGCTAGAATTCTTACAATTTTGAATGAAAGAAAGAGGGGTATAAATGTTTAA
- the rplV gene encoding 50S ribosomal protein L22 codes for MPHWGYSLKEIDNERMVKASLREVDVSPKFARELCKSLVGLMLDDAKSLLEDVINKKRAIPYRRYKKDRAHNKMVKGPGGYPIKAAKLMLKLLESLEANAEFKGQSPENIKIIHASVHKARKIRKVIERAFGRATPYDKQLVHIEVVGEEIK; via the coding sequence TTGCCTCATTGGGGCTATTCATTAAAAGAAATAGATAATGAAAGAATGGTTAAAGCAAGTTTAAGAGAAGTAGACGTATCTCCAAAATTTGCTAGAGAATTATGTAAATCTTTAGTTGGATTAATGCTTGATGATGCTAAATCTCTTTTAGAAGATGTTATTAATAAAAAAAGAGCAATTCCTTATAGAAGATATAAAAAAGATAGAGCTCATAATAAAATGGTTAAAGGTCCAGGAGGGTATCCAATTAAAGCAGCAAAATTAATGCTTAAGCTTTTAGAAAGTCTTGAAGCAAATGCAGAATTTAAAGGCCAATCTCCTGAAAATATAAAAATAATTCATGCTTCAGTTCATAAAGCTAGAAAAATACGTAAAGTTATTGAAAGAGCATTTGGGAGAGCAACTCCTTATGATAAACAATTAGTTCATATTGAAGTTGTAGGGGAGGAAATTAAATAA
- a CDS encoding 50S ribosomal protein L14, whose product MLEKRPNIPRCIPVGAELVCADNSGAQTLKLIQVHGISPRLRQYPSAAVGDLVSVSVKKGPPELRKKPMHAVIIRQRKPYRRPDGTWIMFEDTAAVLITPEGDLKGTQIKGPVAKEAAERWSRIANAASIII is encoded by the coding sequence ATTCTTGAAAAAAGGCCAAATATTCCTAGATGTATACCTGTAGGTGCAGAGCTTGTTTGTGCAGATAATTCTGGAGCACAAACACTTAAATTAATTCAAGTTCATGGTATATCTCCTAGATTAAGACAATATCCTTCAGCAGCTGTTGGAGATTTAGTTTCTGTAAGTGTTAAGAAAGGGCCTCCTGAATTAAGGAAAAAACCCATGCATGCAGTAATAATTAGACAAAGGAAACCTTATAGAAGACCTGATGGAACATGGATAATGTTTGAAGATACTGCAGCTGTATTAATTACTCCTGAAGGAGATTTGAAAGGGACTCAAATTAAAGGGCCTGTAGCTAAAGAAGCTGCAGAAAGATGGTCTAGAATAGCAAATGCAGCAAGTATAATAATATGA
- a CDS encoding ribonuclease P protein component 1 translates to MFKQIPITPKNILNHELIGLEVKIVSSKNPLLNNLEGMVIGETRNTLKILSNNKKKIIPKNVCIFQFKLKNGLIVEVNGEKLIGRPEERLKRRFREW, encoded by the coding sequence ATGTTTAAACAAATTCCTATAACTCCTAAAAATATTCTTAATCATGAACTTATTGGATTAGAAGTTAAAATAGTTTCAAGTAAAAATCCTTTACTTAATAATTTAGAAGGAATGGTTATTGGAGAAACTAGAAATACATTAAAAATTCTTTCTAATAATAAAAAGAAAATAATTCCAAAAAATGTATGTATTTTTCAATTTAAATTAAAAAATGGATTAATAGTTGAAGTAAATGGAGAAAAACTTATTGGTAGACCTGAAGAAAGATTGAAAAGGAGGTTTAGAGAATGGTAA
- a CDS encoding 30S ribosomal protein S17, which produces MVKIRNIGINVPIPKESCNDPLCPFHGKLSIRGKLLEGIVLKNRAGRTIVVRREYLHYIPKYKRYEKRRKNISAHCPPCISVNEGDKVTIAECRPISKTVSFVVIEKKEGK; this is translated from the coding sequence ATGGTAAAAATTAGGAATATTGGAATAAATGTTCCTATTCCAAAAGAATCATGTAATGATCCACTTTGTCCTTTTCATGGAAAATTATCTATTAGAGGAAAATTGCTTGAAGGTATTGTTTTAAAAAATAGAGCAGGAAGAACAATTGTTGTAAGAAGAGAATATCTTCATTATATTCCAAAATATAAAAGATATGAAAAACGTAGAAAGAATATTTCTGCACATTGCCCACCTTGTATATCTGTTAATGAAGGAGATAAAGTAACTATTGCTGAATGTAGACCTATTAGTAAAACTGTATCTTTCGTTGTTATAGAGAAAAAGGAGGGGAAGTAA